From a region of the Ponticoccus alexandrii genome:
- a CDS encoding branched-chain amino acid ABC transporter permease, which translates to MLGLFIAQVLNGLLDGTYYLLIALGLSLIFSLGGIINLAHGAFFAIGAYLAIVITPYVGFFGALVLVPLIVAGLGMLTERTLFTRFYRIDPLYSLLLTFGLAMVIEQGLRWIFGASPQNYNMPDILRGQVFMGDFIYSRYRLFLIAVAVTAVAALWVLLNKTSFGRIVRAGVQNPEIVGSLGISLRPYLSAIAGIAIGLAGLAGVLLSPIHTVHPAMGAEIIVLAFVVVVIGGLGSFWGVILAAVLVGLTKGLFVAVGWSTWSTAAIFLLMFVVLLVRPRGLLGERILRFE; encoded by the coding sequence ATGCTGGGGCTATTCATCGCGCAGGTTCTGAACGGGTTGCTGGACGGCACCTATTACCTGCTCATCGCGCTGGGACTGTCGCTGATCTTCTCGCTGGGCGGGATCATCAACCTTGCGCACGGGGCCTTTTTCGCCATCGGCGCCTATCTGGCGATCGTCATCACGCCCTACGTGGGCTTCTTCGGCGCGCTGGTGCTGGTGCCGCTGATCGTGGCGGGGCTGGGGATGCTGACCGAGCGGACGCTCTTCACCCGCTTCTACCGCATCGACCCACTCTATTCGCTGCTGCTGACCTTCGGCCTTGCCATGGTGATCGAGCAGGGGCTGCGCTGGATCTTCGGCGCCTCTCCGCAGAACTACAACATGCCCGACATCCTGCGCGGTCAGGTCTTCATGGGCGACTTCATCTATTCGCGCTATCGCCTCTTCCTTATCGCCGTGGCGGTGACGGCGGTCGCCGCGCTTTGGGTGCTGCTGAACAAGACCTCCTTCGGGCGGATCGTGCGCGCGGGCGTGCAGAACCCCGAGATCGTGGGTTCCTTGGGCATCTCGCTGCGCCCCTACCTCTCGGCCATTGCGGGCATCGCCATCGGCCTTGCGGGGCTGGCGGGGGTGCTCTTGTCGCCCATTCACACCGTACATCCCGCGATGGGGGCAGAGATCATCGTGCTGGCCTTCGTCGTGGTGGTGATCGGCGGGCTGGGGTCCTTCTGGGGGGTCATCCTAGCCGCCGTGCTGGTCGGCCTGACCAAGGGCCTCTTCGTGGCGGTCGGATGGTCGACATGGTCGACCGCCGCCATCTTCCTGCTGATGTTCGTGGTCCTGCTGGTGCGCCCGCGCGGGCTTCTGGGCGAACGCATCCTCCGGTTCGAGTGA
- a CDS encoding branched-chain amino acid ABC transporter ATP-binding protein/permease — protein MIRIHPLLIAAAALVALPFIIIAAGLTYTSATEVVVYGLACMGLNILAGRTGLVSFGHGAWFGLGAYLAGLTSLAMGGAFFVPLLVAVIATAVIATGFGALILRRRGVYFSLMTLALSALGFSIAFRWTEVTGGENGLGGIERPAFAGVDFSMSQPYYWLVALIAFAIMVLLWRFNNSPLGTVLLAIRENEQRARFLGYKVDRYKLAAFVLSATITALAGVLLLYKNRMTSAEPMSVIFSGELLAMVVIGGMRSYLGPALGALFYILFREYLSIYTDNWLLWFGLVFMGFVLFAREGLIGIPGQIRRYLNPPAETGAAMAGRKAGVHPLPDFLKPAQHSDGALLEAKGISKAFGGLKAVNAVDISVRDRSLHALIGPNGAGKTTAFNLMSGLYKPDAGSVTLMGQPLSGRTPEEISAAGIGRSFQITNLFPSLTVQENIRLAVQAGDAQRMNPLIRARTLDQVNARTAQIMEYAGLSGMEDAEAASLSYGGQRLLDLGLALGNHPRILLADEPLAGLSVAERERIGHLLKALSADIPVLLVEHDIDRVFELADHVTVMNEGEVLLDGTVADARGDKRVQEVYIGSGTSAVVGKDRTSAVQDKVLLALDKVNVSYGKSHIIHDVSFDLRQGEILALLGRNGAGKSTLLKALIGIAPVSSGEIRLDGTPIHGLSSAAMARAGISYVPQGRGLFAGMSVRDNLELGRIRRQTGAGIHWDEERILSYFPRLKERIDTPADYLSGGEQQMAAVARALSGDTRVLLLDEPFEGLSPAIVEQLFETFDRLREEVSIIIVDHNLDLALTLSDRTVALERGSIIHDGPSAALAHDIDLRRQVLWL, from the coding sequence ATGATCCGCATCCATCCGCTTCTGATCGCCGCGGCGGCACTTGTCGCCCTGCCCTTCATCATCATCGCCGCAGGCCTGACCTATACCTCCGCGACCGAGGTCGTGGTCTACGGCCTGGCCTGCATGGGCCTGAACATCCTTGCGGGCCGCACGGGGCTTGTCAGCTTTGGCCACGGCGCGTGGTTCGGACTGGGCGCCTACCTTGCCGGCCTGACCTCGCTGGCCATGGGCGGCGCCTTCTTCGTGCCGCTTCTGGTCGCGGTGATCGCCACCGCCGTGATCGCCACCGGCTTCGGCGCGCTGATCCTGCGCCGCCGGGGGGTCTATTTCTCGCTGATGACGCTAGCGCTTTCGGCGCTGGGTTTCTCCATCGCCTTCCGCTGGACCGAGGTCACCGGCGGCGAGAACGGCCTCGGCGGGATCGAGCGCCCGGCCTTCGCGGGCGTCGATTTCAGCATGTCCCAACCCTACTACTGGCTGGTGGCGCTGATCGCCTTCGCCATCATGGTCCTGCTCTGGCGGTTCAACAACTCGCCGCTGGGCACCGTCCTTCTGGCGATCCGCGAGAACGAGCAGCGCGCGCGTTTCCTTGGCTACAAGGTCGACCGCTACAAGCTCGCGGCCTTCGTTCTGTCCGCCACGATCACCGCGCTGGCGGGCGTGTTGCTGCTTTACAAGAACCGCATGACCTCGGCGGAACCGATGTCGGTGATCTTCTCGGGCGAACTGCTCGCCATGGTCGTGATCGGCGGGATGCGCAGCTACCTTGGCCCGGCGCTCGGCGCGCTCTTCTACATCCTCTTCCGCGAGTACCTGTCGATCTACACCGACAACTGGCTCTTGTGGTTCGGCCTCGTCTTCATGGGCTTCGTGCTCTTCGCGCGCGAGGGGCTGATCGGCATTCCCGGCCAGATCCGCCGCTATCTGAACCCACCGGCAGAGACCGGCGCCGCCATGGCAGGCCGCAAGGCCGGGGTGCATCCCCTGCCCGACTTCCTGAAGCCCGCGCAGCACAGCGACGGCGCTTTGCTCGAGGCCAAGGGCATCTCCAAGGCCTTTGGCGGGCTGAAGGCGGTCAACGCGGTGGACATCTCGGTCCGCGACCGCTCGCTGCATGCCCTCATCGGCCCCAACGGGGCGGGCAAGACCACCGCCTTCAACCTGATGTCCGGCCTCTACAAACCCGACGCGGGCAGCGTGACCCTGATGGGCCAGCCGCTGTCGGGCCGCACGCCCGAGGAGATCTCGGCGGCGGGCATCGGGCGCAGCTTCCAGATCACCAACCTGTTCCCCTCGCTGACCGTGCAGGAGAACATCCGCCTTGCGGTACAGGCGGGCGACGCGCAGCGCATGAACCCGCTGATCCGCGCCCGCACTCTGGATCAGGTCAACGCCCGTACCGCGCAGATCATGGAATACGCAGGGCTTTCGGGCATGGAGGACGCCGAGGCCGCCTCGCTGTCCTACGGCGGACAGCGGCTCTTGGACCTCGGCCTTGCGCTGGGGAACCACCCGCGCATCCTGCTGGCGGACGAGCCGCTTGCGGGCCTTTCGGTGGCAGAGCGCGAGCGCATCGGCCACCTGCTCAAGGCGCTCTCGGCGGATATCCCGGTGCTGCTGGTGGAACACGACATCGACCGCGTCTTCGAGCTCGCCGACCACGTCACCGTCATGAACGAGGGCGAGGTGCTGCTGGACGGCACCGTGGCCGACGCGCGGGGCGACAAGCGCGTGCAAGAGGTCTACATCGGCTCGGGCACCTCTGCCGTGGTGGGCAAGGACCGCACCAGCGCCGTGCAGGACAAGGTCCTGCTCGCGCTCGACAAGGTCAACGTCAGCTATGGCAAGAGCCACATCATCCACGACGTCAGCTTCGACCTGCGGCAGGGCGAGATCCTCGCGCTTCTGGGCCGCAACGGCGCGGGCAAGTCGACGCTTCTGAAGGCGCTGATCGGCATTGCCCCGGTCAGCAGCGGCGAGATCCGTCTGGATGGCACACCCATTCACGGCCTCAGTTCGGCGGCCATGGCGCGCGCGGGCATCTCTTACGTGCCGCAGGGGCGCGGCCTCTTTGCGGGCATGTCGGTGCGCGACAATCTGGAACTGGGCCGCATCCGCCGCCAGACCGGCGCGGGCATCCATTGGGACGAAGAGCGCATCCTGTCCTACTTCCCCCGCCTGAAAGAGCGCATCGACACGCCCGCCGACTACCTTTCGGGCGGCGAGCAGCAGATGGCCGCCGTGGCCCGCGCGTTGTCCGGCGACACCCGGGTGCTGCTGCTGGACGAACCCTTCGAGGGCCTCTCCCCCGCCATCGTCGAGCAGCTGTTCGAGACCTTCGACCGCCTGCGCGAAGAGGTGTCCATCATCATCGTGGACCACAACCTCGACCTCGCGCTGACGCTGTCGGACCGCACCGTCGCGCTGGAACGCGGCAGTATCATCCATGACGGGCCCTCCGCCGCGCTGGCCCATGACATCGACCTGCGCCGTCAGGTCCTGTGGCTGTAA
- a CDS encoding 3-hydroxyacyl-CoA dehydrogenase, with protein sequence MTETVAIIGAGLIGRAWSALFARAGHNVQVWDADAAVLDRFAADMAVLCDTLRAEGLLQDRDGTLARIRTCPTLEEAVAGAGFVQENGPEKIEVKTDLFARLDAATPPGAIIASSTSAIVASRFTEALEHRHRCLVGHPVNPPHLVPVVELCPAPWTSTETMDRAEALYRDIGQVPVRMTRERDGFVLNRLQGALLGEALRLLGEGVVSVEGLDATIKDGLGLRWALMGPIETIDLNAPGGITDYATRYGGFYARLAQEPAGPEVFSVDNAEKIAATWPQDRSPETIRARQDRRDARLAALRRHLASEQS encoded by the coding sequence ATGACCGAGACAGTCGCCATCATCGGTGCGGGCCTGATCGGCCGCGCATGGAGCGCGCTCTTCGCCCGCGCCGGGCACAACGTGCAGGTCTGGGACGCCGATGCCGCCGTTCTGGACCGCTTCGCCGCCGACATGGCCGTGCTTTGCGACACCCTGCGGGCCGAGGGCCTCTTGCAGGACCGCGACGGGACGCTGGCCCGCATCCGCACCTGCCCAACGCTGGAAGAGGCGGTCGCGGGCGCGGGCTTCGTGCAGGAGAACGGCCCCGAGAAGATCGAGGTCAAGACCGACCTCTTCGCCCGGCTCGATGCGGCCACCCCGCCCGGCGCGATCATCGCCTCTTCGACCTCCGCCATCGTCGCCTCGCGCTTCACCGAAGCGCTGGAGCATCGCCACCGCTGCCTCGTCGGGCACCCGGTGAACCCACCGCACCTTGTCCCGGTGGTCGAGCTTTGCCCCGCGCCCTGGACCTCGACAGAGACCATGGACCGCGCCGAAGCGCTCTACCGCGACATCGGACAGGTGCCGGTGCGCATGACCCGCGAGCGCGACGGCTTTGTCCTGAACCGCCTGCAGGGCGCTCTGCTGGGCGAGGCGCTGCGCCTTCTGGGTGAGGGCGTCGTCAGCGTCGAGGGGCTGGACGCCACTATCAAGGACGGGCTGGGCCTGCGGTGGGCGCTGATGGGGCCGATCGAGACCATCGACCTGAACGCTCCCGGCGGGATCACCGATTACGCCACCCGTTACGGCGGCTTCTACGCACGCCTTGCGCAGGAACCGGCGGGGCCGGAGGTCTTTTCCGTCGACAACGCCGAGAAGATCGCCGCCACATGGCCGCAGGACCGCAGTCCGGAAACCATCCGGGCCCGGCAGGACAGGCGCGACGCGCGCCTTGCCGCCCTGCGTCGCCACCTTGCATCCGAACAATCCTGA
- a CDS encoding 3-keto-5-aminohexanoate cleavage protein, producing the protein MAKPRKVIITCAVTGAIHTPSMSEYLPVTASEIADAAIGAAEAGAAIVHLHARNPEDGSPDQSPEAFAPFLGVIKQASDCVVNITTGGAPTMTIEERVRPAETHRPEVASLNMGSMNFGLFPMLKRFPNPKHQWERDYLGNKNIIFNNSFGQIEYILTTLGPLGTRFEFECYDTAHLYNLKHFLDAGLVKAPLFIQTVFGLMGGIGAHPDDVMHMKRTADRLFGDQYQWSVLGAGKNQLPIAAMAAAMGGNIRVGLEDSLWAGPGQLAKTNAEQVTKARQIIDGLGLELATPDEAREILHLKGADQVGF; encoded by the coding sequence ATGGCGAAACCCCGCAAGGTCATCATCACCTGCGCCGTGACCGGCGCGATCCACACGCCCTCGATGTCCGAATACCTGCCTGTCACGGCCTCGGAGATCGCCGATGCCGCCATCGGCGCGGCAGAGGCGGGCGCGGCCATCGTGCACCTGCACGCCCGCAACCCCGAGGATGGCAGCCCCGACCAGTCGCCCGAGGCCTTCGCGCCCTTCCTCGGCGTGATCAAGCAGGCCTCGGACTGCGTCGTGAACATCACCACCGGCGGCGCGCCCACCATGACCATTGAGGAACGCGTCCGCCCCGCAGAGACGCACCGCCCCGAGGTCGCCTCGCTCAACATGGGGTCGATGAACTTCGGCCTCTTCCCGATGCTCAAGCGCTTTCCGAACCCCAAGCACCAATGGGAACGCGACTACCTTGGCAACAAGAACATCATCTTCAACAACAGCTTCGGGCAGATCGAATACATCCTGACGACGCTCGGGCCGCTCGGCACCCGGTTCGAATTCGAATGCTACGACACGGCGCACCTCTATAACCTCAAGCACTTTCTGGACGCGGGTCTGGTGAAGGCGCCACTCTTCATCCAGACGGTCTTTGGTCTGATGGGCGGCATCGGCGCGCATCCCGACGACGTCATGCACATGAAGCGCACGGCAGACCGGCTGTTCGGCGACCAATACCAGTGGTCGGTCCTCGGCGCAGGCAAGAACCAGCTTCCCATCGCGGCGATGGCGGCGGCCATGGGCGGCAACATCCGCGTCGGGCTGGAGGATTCGCTCTGGGCCGGACCGGGGCAATTGGCCAAGACCAACGCCGAGCAGGTGACGAAGGCCCGCCAGATCATTGATGGGCTGGGGCTGGAGCTGGCAACCCCGGACGAGGCGCGCGAGATCCTGCACCTGAAGGGGGCGGATCAGGTCGGCTTCTGA
- a CDS encoding amidohydrolase family protein, with the protein MKIIDAHHHYWDPDDNPHPWLTEEPMIPFRYGDYSAIRGRFLPPEYDAATAGWDVVATVTMEGEWDPADPTGEAVWMQALSDQTNGRPAAHVAQAWLDRDDLSTVLERYADLPVVRSVRHKPRSNPGPGQGTGAMSEAHYQAGYRRLAQTDLMFDLQTNWWHLPEIAGLRRISEDVPIIINHTGLPADRSPEGISGWQEALRSAASFPNVFLKISGIGLKGRPWRLDDNRDIIRFSVDTFGPERAMFASNFPVDNLCGSFDTIFAGFDSATADYSVTERDALFRGTAARVYNLAI; encoded by the coding sequence ATGAAGATCATCGACGCTCATCACCATTACTGGGACCCGGACGACAACCCGCATCCATGGCTCACCGAGGAGCCGATGATCCCCTTCCGCTACGGTGATTATTCCGCGATCCGCGGTCGCTTCCTTCCGCCAGAGTACGACGCGGCAACCGCGGGTTGGGATGTCGTCGCAACCGTCACGATGGAAGGCGAGTGGGATCCGGCAGACCCCACAGGCGAGGCGGTCTGGATGCAGGCATTGTCCGATCAGACCAACGGCCGTCCGGCGGCACATGTCGCGCAGGCCTGGCTGGATCGCGATGACCTTTCCACAGTCCTTGAGCGCTATGCCGACCTGCCGGTTGTCCGATCCGTCCGCCATAAACCGCGCTCGAACCCCGGCCCCGGCCAAGGCACTGGCGCGATGTCCGAGGCCCACTACCAGGCAGGATACAGGCGCCTTGCGCAGACGGACCTGATGTTCGATCTCCAGACGAACTGGTGGCACCTGCCCGAGATCGCCGGGCTTCGCCGGATCTCGGAAGACGTTCCGATCATCATTAACCACACCGGCCTGCCCGCAGATCGGTCGCCCGAAGGCATTTCCGGATGGCAAGAGGCGCTGCGATCGGCGGCAAGCTTTCCCAACGTGTTCCTGAAGATCTCCGGCATTGGCCTGAAAGGGCGTCCTTGGCGTCTGGATGACAACCGCGACATCATCCGCTTCTCCGTAGACACCTTTGGACCGGAACGCGCGATGTTCGCTTCCAACTTCCCGGTAGACAATCTCTGCGGTAGCTTCGATACGATTTTCGCCGGTTTCGACTCCGCGACGGCAGATTATTCGGTCACCGAACGCGACGCATTGTTCCGAGGAACGGCAGCACGGGTTTACAATCTGGCGATTTGA
- a CDS encoding tripartite tricarboxylate transporter permease, whose protein sequence is MTVFLEALSYVFTFEVLLTILAASALGVVLGAIPGLTAVMGVALLVPITFFMDPVPAISAIAALAAMAIFSGDIPGALLRIPGTPASAAYVDDAFAMTRAGQPERGLGLSMGAALVGGVMGILLLMFAAPLLARFATNFSSVEYFWLALLGLSCAAIVATGSALKGVLSLLFGLWVSFIGIDEVAGQARYTFGSYELMGGVSFIPAMIGMFALTEIIRNASRNHPPREAPPMGPVLTGLWSNLARRWKNLFRGGLTGALVGALPGAGADMAAWVAYAIAKRRSKTPEKFGKGHDEGLIEAGAANNGALSTAWVPTLVFGIPGDSITAIVIGVLYLKGLEPGPIIFVKTPELVYAIFIAFLLANLLLLPLGWMVIRISRHLLRVPQSLLMPIVLAACMVGSFAINNALFGVGVMLAFGFIGWLFEENGIPLAPAILGIVLGSMLEFNFVTSMLKSHGDPLIFVQRPIAAILALFVLAIWAAPVIGWIRRRKA, encoded by the coding sequence ATGACCGTCTTTCTCGAGGCCTTGTCCTATGTCTTTACCTTCGAAGTTCTGCTGACCATCCTCGCGGCCTCCGCTCTGGGTGTTGTGCTCGGGGCAATCCCGGGACTGACTGCGGTCATGGGCGTGGCGCTTCTGGTCCCGATCACGTTCTTCATGGATCCGGTTCCCGCGATCTCAGCAATCGCCGCGCTTGCCGCAATGGCGATCTTTTCGGGCGATATCCCCGGCGCGCTGTTGCGGATTCCGGGGACGCCCGCTTCGGCTGCCTATGTCGACGACGCCTTCGCCATGACCCGTGCCGGCCAACCCGAGCGCGGCCTCGGCCTGTCCATGGGCGCCGCACTGGTGGGCGGCGTCATGGGCATCCTGCTTCTTATGTTCGCCGCTCCGTTGCTGGCGCGCTTCGCGACCAATTTCTCGTCGGTAGAGTATTTCTGGCTGGCGCTGCTCGGCCTGTCCTGCGCCGCCATCGTCGCGACAGGGTCCGCTCTCAAAGGTGTGCTGTCCCTCCTGTTCGGTCTCTGGGTCTCATTCATCGGCATCGATGAGGTCGCGGGGCAGGCGCGGTACACATTCGGATCCTACGAGCTCATGGGGGGTGTCAGCTTCATCCCGGCCATGATCGGCATGTTCGCTCTGACAGAGATCATCCGCAACGCATCGCGAAACCACCCGCCACGCGAAGCGCCCCCGATGGGCCCGGTCCTTACCGGGCTTTGGTCAAACCTCGCTCGTCGGTGGAAAAACCTGTTTCGGGGCGGCCTGACCGGGGCACTTGTGGGCGCGCTACCGGGTGCCGGAGCAGATATGGCCGCATGGGTCGCATATGCGATCGCCAAACGCCGCTCCAAGACGCCCGAGAAATTTGGCAAGGGCCACGACGAGGGCCTCATCGAGGCAGGAGCCGCCAACAACGGCGCGCTCTCCACCGCATGGGTGCCAACGCTGGTGTTCGGCATTCCTGGCGATTCCATCACCGCGATCGTCATTGGCGTCCTTTATCTGAAGGGGCTGGAGCCCGGCCCGATCATCTTCGTCAAGACGCCAGAACTGGTCTACGCGATCTTCATCGCGTTTCTGCTGGCAAACCTGCTGCTGCTGCCGCTGGGGTGGATGGTGATCCGCATCTCGCGCCACCTGCTTCGTGTGCCACAATCGCTGTTGATGCCGATCGTCCTCGCCGCGTGCATGGTCGGATCCTTCGCCATCAACAATGCTCTCTTCGGCGTTGGCGTGATGCTTGCATTCGGCTTCATTGGCTGGCTGTTCGAAGAAAACGGTATCCCCCTCGCTCCCGCGATCCTCGGGATCGTCCTTGGTTCGATGCTGGAGTTCAATTTCGTAACCTCAATGCTCAAATCTCACGGCGATCCGCTTATCTTTGTCCAGCGTCCCATCGCAGCGATTCTCGCGCTGTTCGTGCTCGCGATCTGGGCGGCTCCCGTCATCGGCTGGATCAGGAGGCGCAAGGCATGA
- a CDS encoding tripartite tricarboxylate transporter TctB family protein, which yields MKFNDRMIGLLAILGGLAIIAGTFGFRAVPGQQFGSAFFPRIVGVATILAGFVQIIVATPGPFLRIADDLRNRDALCKLAVVAGVVIWLLTVQSLGFLLTTGLLTGALALIFGARPAPAAMVAIGLPILLHLIFSSLLRVPLPRGVIEGWLA from the coding sequence ATGAAATTCAACGACCGGATGATCGGCCTTCTCGCCATTCTCGGAGGTCTTGCCATCATAGCCGGGACTTTCGGGTTCCGAGCGGTGCCCGGGCAACAATTCGGCTCCGCGTTTTTCCCGCGCATTGTCGGGGTCGCGACGATCCTCGCTGGCTTCGTGCAGATCATCGTGGCCACGCCGGGACCGTTCCTGCGCATAGCCGACGACCTTCGCAACCGAGACGCCTTGTGCAAGCTGGCGGTGGTTGCGGGGGTGGTGATCTGGCTGCTCACAGTCCAGTCGCTTGGTTTCCTGCTGACCACCGGCCTGCTGACCGGCGCGCTCGCGCTGATCTTTGGTGCCCGGCCGGCACCTGCGGCAATGGTCGCTATCGGGTTGCCGATCCTGTTGCATTTGATTTTCTCCAGCCTGCTGCGGGTGCCGCTTCCCCGCGGTGTCATCGAAGGATGGCTCGCATGA
- a CDS encoding tripartite tricarboxylate transporter substrate binding protein — translation MKTLAKLLAGAALAVTATAGFAADYPDRPVTIIVPWGAGGGTDTIIRIFAAGFEEAMGQPINVVNRDGGSGVVGHAAITQARPDGYTLGACTPEITYFETMGLADITPESYTLISRLALIPSGITVAEDSPYENLDQIIEAFKSEPKGSFRSSGSGIGGTWHMATAGLLKALGEPVDKIDFIPSKGGAPALQDMISGGLNLFTGSPVEAKALSDAGEVRILGIMSDERSPAFPDVPTLKESGVDFSISNWFSLCAPAGLPEDVIAKIAAAAEEAHATSTVQDSLAQRGITPYFDGSAAFQTFAEGFADEAGELLGDLGLVN, via the coding sequence CGAAACTTCTGGCAGGCGCCGCTCTGGCGGTGACTGCAACCGCCGGCTTCGCTGCGGACTATCCCGATCGGCCCGTGACGATCATTGTGCCTTGGGGTGCTGGTGGCGGCACCGACACCATCATCCGAATCTTTGCGGCGGGCTTTGAAGAAGCGATGGGGCAGCCGATCAATGTCGTCAACCGCGATGGTGGTTCCGGCGTGGTCGGCCACGCTGCCATTACACAGGCCCGGCCCGATGGTTACACGCTTGGCGCCTGCACGCCCGAGATCACCTATTTCGAAACCATGGGCCTCGCCGACATCACGCCAGAGAGCTACACGCTGATCTCGCGGCTGGCCCTGATCCCCTCCGGTATCACGGTCGCCGAGGACAGCCCCTACGAAAACCTCGATCAGATCATCGAAGCTTTCAAGAGTGAACCCAAGGGAAGTTTCAGGTCCTCCGGTTCCGGTATCGGTGGTACATGGCACATGGCCACCGCCGGCCTGCTGAAAGCGCTGGGAGAGCCGGTCGACAAGATCGACTTTATCCCGTCAAAAGGCGGCGCACCGGCATTGCAGGACATGATTTCCGGCGGGCTGAACCTCTTCACCGGATCTCCGGTCGAAGCGAAGGCACTCTCCGACGCGGGCGAAGTCCGGATCCTCGGCATCATGTCTGACGAGCGGTCCCCGGCATTCCCGGACGTGCCGACACTCAAGGAAAGCGGGGTAGATTTCTCGATCTCCAACTGGTTCTCGCTCTGTGCGCCAGCCGGCCTGCCCGAGGATGTAATAGCGAAAATCGCCGCTGCGGCCGAGGAGGCCCACGCAACGTCCACGGTTCAGGACTCACTCGCGCAGCGCGGGATCACGCCATATTTCGACGGCTCCGCAGCGTTCCAGACATTTGCGGAGGGCTTTGCGGACGAAGCTGGCGAACTGCTTGGCGACCTTGGTCTCGTGAACTGA